The Diabrotica undecimpunctata isolate CICGRU chromosome 3, icDiaUnde3, whole genome shotgun sequence genome includes the window ctccgcaccagtaactatgcggattgcaacagactaacacctggacttcggtgtctttgaagatctcctccaccatatttcggataaccctccaatctaattggcggcactccaactttggcatggctaacttttgcacgtcggactctagtacgtgctctctcaattgaagtaaggcttcccatacatctcggtaggtaggttggtcacgggcagtgtcttttgttaccaggtagaaaaggtaacgtgatgcatcttggagtttcaaggttttaccgggagctggcacctggcattgaagttctgcaactcgaccaaacttccttcgaaagacggatgccaaccctggtgcgtctttgatactggccgggatggtgagggccagcgagtagtcatcggggagcgcgagtagatcttgcttttcttcagtggtaacaccatgtctcgctttaccggtacctccataggcacccatgaattcctcaaacgtgaggtcagacacatcgtggacttggtttacttccacttcttcatctacgtcgtggtcaccttcgaaagacgccagccggttatggtgtactatcatcggctttcccttcggaatcttgcttattcggtagatgacatcgttgatcttctccataatgaggtatggaccttcccaaaactgctgcaatttgggagaacaaccttttcgcttcttgggattatacagccatactttgtcgttcttcttaaagcaacccttttcggcttgtgtatcgtaccgtttcttcattcggtcgctagcgatctgaaggtgggaacggaccaactcatgtacatcgtccattcttcttcgtaattcgatcacataatcttcacctgctacatcttctccaggtcgacacccaaactctagatcacaaggtagtcgcatttcgcgtccgaataggactttcgctggtgtctggcctgttgattcgttaacagcagatctgtaggccattgtgaagaacggaaggtattggtcccagtctcgctgatgatcggacaccatctttgtcaaatatttgccaactgtcctattcatccgttctaccataccatcagattgcggatgatatgctgtagttcttgttttcttcatgcctagtctatcacatattccttggaatagatcgctttcgaagttcctgccttggtcacaatggatctccaaaggcactccaaatcggctgatatattcttggatcaacttatctgcaacggtggcggccttctggtctggaagtgcgtaaatctcgacccacttactgaagtaatccattactaccagcatgtacttgcctccattttcactttctggaaatggcccagcgatgtccaaagctattctttcaaacgggcttccaacattatattgtctcataggagctctcctttttcggtaaggcccgttactcgtggcacaaatagtacatttcttacaccagtcttttacatcgtcggaactgttcatccaataaaaccgttcccgaattcgctgaagggttttccttacaccaaaatgccctcccgatggactgtcgtgtaactgacgaagtacttcggctattctgctctttgggatcaccaactgtcttctcttctctgaaccgtcatcattttccaggactcgtttaagcaagccatcttcgatgataaatgagtcccactgggcccaatacgtcttaactactgagcataggtttgatatttcctgccaaggtggtcgacggttttcctctttccattttcggattttctgtataactggatctctctcttgttcttccctgatcttagtaggcgtccagtcgtcgttgacaatcgtcgttcttagcactgctgcttccttggattccgttttgttgcagtgggaacactctgctgagcatggccttctggaaagagaatcagcgtttctgtggctaactccggcccggtgctcaatcttaaaatcgtattcttggagtcgttcgatccacctggctatctgaccctctggattcttaaactgcatcaaccacttaagggcggcatggtcggttcggattagaaactttcttccatagaggtattgatagaagtgctctactgatttcactactgcatgaagttctcttctcgtgacgcaataattccgctcaggttttgaaagaactttactaaaatatccgaggactcgttcctgtcctccttgaatctgagacagcactcctccaattcccacattacttgcatctgtatctaagatgaactctccttctggcagtggataccctaaaattggtgctgttattaaatgctttttcaaggtctcaaaggcattttggcagtctatatcccagcggtattctcttgcttcctctgtaagtcgcgttaatggcttagcgatatctgcaaacttcttaataaacctccggtagtaagtacatagtccaagaaaacttctcacttgatgtttgtcagttggttttggccattccttaatggaatcgatttttcccttatccacggccactccttctttactgactatatgacccagataattgactttaccttgaaatagctggcacttcttggggtttagcatcaattgggcagctttaagtcgattaaaaacgttttctaaattcctcaaatgatcttcgaatgtctcccccaagacgattatgtcatctaaataaaccaggcatgttttccaagataaccctctcaacacattttccataagcctctcaaatgtcgcaggagcattacaaagtccaaatggcataacgttgaattgccacaatccagatcctgtggtgaaggctgtcttttctttatcgactgggtccatttctacctgccagtatccagacttcaaatctaaagtagaaaacaatttacttccagccaatgtgtccaatgtgtcatcgatccgaggcagaggataactatctttcttggtaacgttgttcagcaaacggtaatccacacagaacctcgtcgttccgtctttcttcttaaccaggaccaccggagagacccatggactcgtagaaggttctatcaccccgtctttcttcatttcctgaacaatcgtttcagcttcctctctcttcgcctgtggtaatcgtcgagctgtttgacgaattggcttagcattaccagtatcaattttatgcttaacaacggtagttcttcccgtctttcctcctttcggtacgaaaatatcacgatactgccgaagaaattcccttaatttccttttctccatctgatttagagactgtcctgcaactgcaaccatttggtcgaatttgtcgttggaattatcagatgttgtcgcctgacgaattatggatgtcacaggtacacaagttcctacttttgtctctttctttatggtcactgggtagtcgttgacattgataagtctcacaggaatttctttagccgaagtcaccaattcctttccaattatgattccacggccaacctcatcgtcgtggttccaaggctccatcataacaggtctcccttcgtctacaattccctgtagtcgcgctactatgatcgtttcgcttctcgcaggcacgactgtatcttctgtaatggctgcttgcacagtgttgtcattatgtggatggagaaatacctcctcgttgccaactttgattaccttattcttaaaatccaattggaatccatgcatattcattacgtccattcctaatataacatcctcttcgatgtcagcaactataacagtatggacaaacttttccgccccaattcccaattgtacctggatttctccatgaatgttggcattttcacctgtagcggtccgaagtcgtaaccttgttggtaacagtttctttcggctgtttataactgtcgggcgtataatggttctggtcgctccggtatccaccaacaacgtatgctttttaccatttatgtctccatctacatatacactatcttcacgacatttcaaagaagctattagtatgagagggtctttggaaaagttctgggtcgaagctgcccccctaaggctgacccgttctagttttcctgatggtgagtttcttgatttgcgtcgtacctagggtgcttacaggagcttcgtacgtgtcctatttcgccacaattccagcatctgatggtcttcgttttcttgtatgtcatgcttttcatcatattaacgagctggtcaagtttatcttcatctccttcctcttttacagtcctaactttactgtacccgccagaggcctgcgtagctgactcgtattcgagggcggcggataggacatcaaccagcgtcttgtgacgagctaatcgcagtgttctctgcatttcatgatcacgaagaccatcaataaacgtttgaacggccaatttttccatcatgtcttcgggagctgttggataagcatatcgtactaatctggcaatatctacctcatattcttgaagagcctcatctttcttctgtctacgatttttaagctgtgactgatatacatgctccaaatgttcgtggccatatcgcatatttaacctcttcttcagttgttcgaaatcatcggtctcctctacggctatggtctgaagcacatctaaggcatctcctcgaagggcgatagtcaggtttacagccttttctttttcagaccatccatttgctcttgcggctgattcgaactgtttcatgtagttgttccatgatgattttccgtcgaaagttgggactttaacatgaatagaacctccacttccttcaaatttcggccgtgtctccaacttaaatttcgtctcgttttcttttatctccactgtaatcggattgttacctctctctgctgtccctgtttcctccatcttcttttccatctctttccatatcttttcttcgaaggctaacatatcggcagcaacttggttttttaatgaagatattctatcgtccagggcagacatctcagaagtgactttagagatttccgaagagatgttagcagagactttgctttccagcgaagaaatctcgttagaaactttgtcttccaacgaagcgatgtcgccggaaactttggctacatcaccagaaactttggctacatcaccagaaactttggctacatcagaagaaactttcgaaatatcgtcagaaactttgttctctaatgatgcgatatcaccggaaactttgttctctaatttcgaaatcgacgagatgacagcatcttcaaatatataagtctctggatctagtccttcttctagcaaagcgttctttagtcgttggactaactcagccttttttccggtagaagctaattctctgtcttcaagatgtcttcttaaattagtcactgtcagctcataaatcgtagccattttcacaatttattttatattcacttgtattattattataagtctaatttatgttcgatctcactctgacaccatttgttgtgaatttattaaaaggttcaatatttataacacttacggatttaatttatttctttatttatattaacttatctaacaataatttattatatccgtacgtaacaaattcgcgagcgcgggtcttgagaattcactggccctccatataaaaatgttgtatttatatacgaaatcctgatatactagaacagcatcgaaagatcgcattgtcttgcatcgaaaaatcgagaagcatctagttggagaattcaccataatttgaatctagaacctccggcgaaatttctacaacaaaacagaatattagtcatcatatattttacagttatttttaggccaggatttttatcgtaacaatacactACTAGCCAGAGAAAGAATTGAAATGCATGCATGTAAGGTTGAAGACATCAATAACTgagtattaaaaagaaaaaaaggaataCACCTTTTAACAGAATGGCAGACGAAAAAGTGATGACCTTTTTAAAACTTCTTTCTAGTTTACAAAAGGACATTTTCTTAACCACTTAAGGTTTGCAGGTGGCATTATTTGATAATTAAAGACATCGAAAAATTGGAATCCATGATAAGGGAAATAAATGAACTACCAAAACAGATAAGACTGCAAATGGATCtaatcaaaatattaaacaagAGTTAATTTTCTCAACTACCTAAGGTTTTTAGGTGATATTTTTCTGATTACTACAAATATCGCAAAATTAGAATCCTTGAGAAATAAATGAAGTATCAAAACATGTACGACTGCATACAGATCTAATCAAAATATTAAGCAAGAGCCCAAATAATATCATCATTGACAGTATACCTACCCTGGACACATTATCAAGTTGGGTAAGGAAAACCAAAGTGCTAAAGTTGCAAAAGAGTTCCACTAACATGGACTGTTTCTGGTAAATGGCTATAAAGTTCTACAGAGATCCGTCTTGGGTAcgacgctatggaacctggcatatgagAATATGGGGTTATGAACTGCGAATATGGAGAAGGTAGCCCCCTTCACTTTTGCGGATGATCACAATGATGGCCTTGTgaactatcacgggttgtgtttctctgcatgtattagcagtagaaaggagacatctctATAAGAGAAGGGAGCATTTTAAAGTTgccataaaaaaaaagaagaaagggaaagatcagtggaaaaatggcaagaagagtgtaacaacacggaagatgttatTACATGTGACTGGATTACTTCCTGACGCAAGTGCTCACAATACATGGGCGTTTTAGgacgtatcttcataggttcataAAGACAGAAACAGATAAATTATTATTACTCACACAATGCTTGAGTGTAATAGATGGATAGTGGAGAGAAACAGGATATATACAGAAATAGGTATGAATCCTGTGACTGTGAGgaagatgatcgtgaagatgacagGAAGTAAGGAGGAATGGAATAGTGTACaaaattacatccgagcagtcattaaaaagaaaaaagaagagaaacaccagccggaccaacgacagagataataTCTAGATAAGAAAAGGGAGTAttatccagggaaaagtagaaggtaAGATACGGATACTTGAGTAGTCAAGACGCATAAGGCAAGAAAATGATCACAGATTGTTTCAGAGAGGGTACGGGAACAGTAGATGCAATCCTGGGACTAACGTTAATCGCTGTGAAATAATATGGCAAACTGAAAAGAGATTTCTACATCTATTTTATTGATTATAAAAAAGCTTTTGATTGGATCAAACATCAAAACTTAATGGAAATTCTCCAACATGGACGGATGTGATGTCACTATGATTTGTAACACGTATTATAATCACAGAGACTGCATTCGAACAAACAATCGTAACACTTAAACGAGCACTACGTCAAGGGTGTGTACTCTTCCCATTTCTTTTTAATGTATATATGAGCGCCCGGCCCAATTTCTTATATTCCGCAATCATAAGATAATTTTATGACCAATCCGTATCTtaccttctacttttccctggataaTAAGGGAGGAATATGGTATTTACTGCCTCTTACTTTATACATACAATGTATAATCTACAAACGTCAacacaaaataaattataaaaagaagACCCGAATGTACGAACATTGAACATGAAGTTAAAGCGAAAAACCTTGTTAGAAACAAATTAAACACTTTCTTATTCCACAAACTGAAATAAGTTTGTTCCACACCTTTAATTATTAAttctataaaattcaaattatacGCATCTGCGAAACGATAGACCtcttataatttatattaaagaaaaaattagtaACCATTATataaacccaagaaaaactacAAATAGAATTCCggttattataataaatatactcttaGTATTTTTTCCTTAAAATTATGTTAATGTTTTTAAGGTTTTATAGCCGATAgtttgaattttattaaaaaacggaTTCCCAAATTGTttgttggaaaaaaatatttgaCGACAATAATTATACACTAGAGTTTTATGTATTTTGTCGTTAACAAAAAAAGGTTAGAAATTTAATATTCAACAAATTGTTTGTctcaactatttttagaatatcaTCTACACATCTTAGCGCTGGTCTCTCTTTGATGATGGACATGGCCTCCATACCTATTATCGCTCTGATTGTCGACTTGTCCATGTTCTGCCTGGCTACTCGTCACGCCAATTCCACTTAAGACTGGCAATGTTTTCTATTATATTAGtgatttttgttctttttatatTGACTGAGTTTCCTATTCTAAACAAGATTGCTTATTAAAATAGATTGAGTTACTCTCAGTTTCTATGTTGACTTTTTTATCATAGCAACAGTTTCTAATCCATAAGTGGCTACTGTTATTAAGCAGCTATCATAGACTTTTCTTTTTATGCTAATATAAATTTCACTATCCTTGAATATGAAGTGCcagttactatttattttcttttctgagggtaaaaatttgtaaaaaccgtATCAGGTTCACTCATCCCTAGTGATGGATGGCGTGTGCTGGATTTAGGGTAGAGGAGTACATCCGAGCCCATTTCCTCTAGAAGGAGGTCCTACAAACATATGCTTTCCTgctatcctgcctaccaactaaaaccaccctctcctacttgtgcgTAGTTGACTGTCGCaagtaccgtactccgaaagtgggatggccgctTTAAGGCTGACGACACTTTCGGAGCACTCCCTTTTCTTATTTAGAtattatctctgtcgttggtccggcgggtgtttctcttcttttttcttttaaatgactgctcggatgtaattttgtacactattccatccctccttacttcctgtcatcttcacgatcatcttcCTCACAGTCACAGGATTCATACCTATTTCTGTATaaattctgtttctctccactatcCATCTATTACACTCAAGCATTGTGTGAGTAATAATAATTTATCTGTTTCTGTCTCtatgaacctatgaagatacgtcCTAAAACGCCCATGTATTGTGAGCACTTGCGTCAGGAAGTAATCCAGTCACATGTAataacatcttccgtgttgttacactcttcttgccatttttccactgatctttccctttcttctttttttttatggcAACTTTAAAATGCTCCCTTCTCTTATagagatgtctcctttctactgctaaTACATGCAGAGAAACACAACCCGTTATAGTTCACAAGGCCATCATTGTGATCATCCGCAAAAGTGAAGGGGGATACCTTCTCCATATTCGCAGTTCATAACCCCATATTctcatatgccaggttccatagcgtcgTACCCAAGACGGATCTCTGTAGAACTTTATAGCCATTTACCAGAAACAGTCCATGTTAGTGGAACTCTTTTGCAACTTTAGCACTTTGGTTTTCCTTACCCAACTTGATAATGTGTCCAGGGTAGGTATACTGTCAATGATGATATTACTTGGGCTCTTGCTTAATATTTTGATTAGATCTGTATGCAGTCGTACATGTTTTGATACTTCATTTATTTCTCAAGGATTCTAATTTTGCGATATTTGTAGTAATCAGAAAAATATCACCTAAAAACTTTAGGTAGTTGAGAAAATTAACTcttgtttaatattttgattaGATCCATTTGCAGTCTTATCTGTTTTGGTAGTTCATTTATTTCCCTTATCATGGATTCCAAATTTTCGATGTCTTTAATTATCAAATAATGCCACCTGCAAACCTTAAGTGGTTAAGAAAATGTCCTTTTGTAAACTAGAAAGAAGTTTTAAACAGGTCATCACTTTTTCGTCTGCCATTCTGTTAAAAGGTGtattcctttttttctttttaatactcAGTTATTGATGTCTTCAACCTTACATGCATGCATTTCAATTCTTTCTCTGGCTAGTAGTGTATTTTCTGCTATTCCAAAAACAAAAATGTAGCTATCTTCATTTCTTATGGAGCTATCTTCATTTCTGTTATAATCAATTCCTACTGTTTCTAATAGTCTTCTGGTTTTTATGTTTATAGCCTAGTTTCTGCATTTTTATATAACATGAAAGGCCTAATAGCTGATTTGTATATTCCTGATTGGATcttattgataatatttttattttagtatattgtattgttttaaaATCCTACTAATTTTAGTGCTCTTATTATTTGTTCTCATACTTCCTTCACAATTTCATCACTTGCTTGATAATAATTCCATCTACAAGCTTATATTTCAACGGTATTTATGATATTGTCATGCAGTTAGCGACCAATATCATCATTCTAAAAGATTTGGCTGTTATTGTCCTCTACTAGCACTGCATCATCTGCATAGCTTTAAATCTAACTTCCGTTTTCTTCCATTTTACATCCTTTCTTAAGTAGTTTTATATTCTTTCGTCCTTAATGGTATTGATTAAAAGGATACTTAATGCATCTCACTGGTGGATCCAATTTCTAGCAGGTCTGGCTGTTCAAATGAATGAAATGAAAAAGGTTCGCAGAAGAATGTTATAGACTACAAGCCTACGGGAAATTTTTAAGCGACCATTTGACCCAACATGAATCATATATTGATTCGGTGTGCGACatgggtgtattttgtctcctatgctcttcaatctctatgtggagaacattttgcagaggcactggaaggctctgagtgtggaataaaggtaaacgggttcccaataaataacattcgttacgccgacgacaccgcgataataatATAAAgaacttcttctttaggtaccgtctcctctaaggaggttggtaatcattacatctattttcacttttgagattgcagctctgaacaagtcaacggaactgcaattataccactttctcagattgttgagccaggagatgcatcttcttccaatacttcgatttccctgtatttttccctgcattatggtttgtagcaacacatatttatcccctctcataacgtggccgagatattgtaactttcttatcttaatcgtattaaTCATTtacatttcctttgtcatctttctaaggacttcaacatttgttattcggtctacccaacttatttttagtattcttcggtaggtccacatctctaatgcttcaagtcgatcgctcacctctttctttaaggtccatatgaacgtaatattcatattttgagttgcaaactaaggtcactactgcataatacttttcccATCTtcttaaatgttgctctagcttgtccaattctcatttttatttcttctgtatactcgtaattttcattaataattattgtaccaagatatctgtattttttatattttatattggaacccctcttatgtttaaaatgtcttgttgttgtgttttggaaattgtcataaattttgttttattagcattatgCGTCAAAGACGAGACACAGCcataacgcaaaggctactggaaacggcagagacgagagtactgagaagaattacaggaaatacgctgagagatcgaatgaggagtgaagacattagaagaaaatgtaacgtacagtgtataaatgaatggacacaaaatagaaaaaagaatggcatAATCACAttagcagaatggaggagacccgtgacgtcaaaatagcaagagataagtcataaatcggcaaaagaagtatcggacaaccgcgcaaaagatggagtgaaaaccttccatagaggtattaatccgaaaatgaacaagcagaattgcttataaagaggatgAAGAAGAAGACCAgtggaaaactggaaaaactattgttttatattatattaacttACTATTCAGGAAGAGGAAAAATTTTGTGTTACTGACGATAATAGCGATGATagagaagatgaggatgatgttAATATGCAGTGAGTAAATTACGTGATAGTGTGAAAATCGGCGGACACAAAGTACCAAATTCGAAAACTATGTAAGTGATAGTTCggaaaaaaagtgaaaattaggtaatagtaagaaaaatttcaaataatgtTACATCCTTTTTAAGTGGAATGAATGTTATATACAAGGACAATTTTTTATGTAAGTAATTGTTATTATTTACATGCAAGTGAAATAAAAGTTGCACCTCTTTATTTATCTTTAAGTTAAATCTTATCCAAAGTATTAATAAAcatgtaatgttaaacaatagtaaaatttCACTATTTTTATCAGACCTACAATAATTACATACCTGTATCTGTCTattaaagaaacaagtatttataatgcattattctGTATTTAACTATACGTATCCACTTATTAGTGAAATTAAGTTAACTACATctacacagtgctgaatacggTTCTGATTGGAATGACTCATATATCGGCAGTCTAGTAACAATACGCGCCTAAGAGTTTTGGCAACATTGATCTGCATAAGCCAAACGTTCTATTCTTAACGTgaaataaagtatagaaataaacaaatttcCTTTCCAAATAATTAAAATCCATACTGAACGcaaataactatttaaatataatacataaaacatattttttatttaattttttgggtATATCACAATATATTACAAATGTTTCAAACCAGTAATCAGCAATATATTATTCTAAAaggaataattattttttaggtCAGAATCATCCCCACTTTGGCTATGGCCCACCGGGATATCACCCCCAACATCAACCATGGAATCCACACGGCAATCCACATTATGGTAGTTACCCTCATGATTGTTCTCATAACAACGGACGACCAAATCCTACAAAAACACCACACGAAACTTCCAGTGAAAACCCAGGTGTTAGTTCTTCAACAGAATCAGGATCAACGATTCCACAGATTGACATTAGAGTGGGCAACTAAAATTGCTTATCTAGATTAATtgactttatttatatttaggtATAAGATAAtttctgtatttattttaattaagtttataaaaaactGTACAGtgtaattaattttgttttaatttttattattaaatatgagTGTGTTAAAACATAGCCTGAAGATAAAAATTTATCACTAAGGATGCCTTCAGTTTAAATTACCAATTCAAGGCGACATATATTTATATCAATGTGTTTCTTATATAGACTAAAGATAATGTTAAGATAAAAAGGTCAGAAACATAAGTCATGCTGTTTTGATGTGTTATATATTTACCGAAGAGAAAGTAATAACAGACATAAAGATTTAGGACCACGTACTTTATTTGGGGTATATAAAtgatatatattttcaaatataatgACCCGTTGAGGACAACAAGCAATATTTCACAATTTGAAGATGTTGTCTGTAAACTCTCTGTCTGTCTCTATGCTGTAAACAGTAGAATATATACCTAGAGAGTAGAAGATCGCTTTTTTAACATCAAATTAATCAATTTGATGTTAAATGGAGACAATAAGAAGGCTTTATAAGATAAGGTAAAACTGACAGCGATATATGATattgaagatatttttaaaaaagctgTAGAAAAGAAAGTTTGCA containing:
- the LOC140437053 gene encoding uncharacterized protein isoform X2 codes for the protein MYFNIKTGILVLFVVVEFSSGLPYNNKKSTDEESAVLEDSRLLTRLRRNPDNDPQSEAIIEPRFGRGWKNNHHGYNHGVGQNHPHFGYGPPGYHPQHQPWNPHGNPHYGSYPHDCSHNNGRPNPTKTPHETSSENPGVSSSTESGSTIPQIDIRVGN